The following are encoded in a window of Deltaproteobacteria bacterium genomic DNA:
- a CDS encoding acyl-CoA thioesterase codes for MSFARAHLFFSLGLLLWTGGPAVAAEQLGRARLGERRLAIRVAAMPAHNNSHGNIFGGWLLSQMDQAANLTAKRWAGGRVATVAMDEMTFKKPVRQGQKLSLYTTIERVGRSSMTIKVEAFKRDPNAGVDEKVTEGTFTLVALNLFGRPRPAPLADGEGNPRRGLLDRLLAYVYRPRVGAAERRARAEREARERANPPLLPAAEPAVHLPVTAQDVDARGKALGGWILSQMDLAAGGVAQSRAGGRAVTVGVTGMSFEHPVRVEDEVSLFSKVVKTGSTSLTVDVEAWRTTPGKSRPVRVTKGTFTFVAVDEHGAKRALPAEASLPSPAE; via the coding sequence GTGAGCTTCGCGCGCGCGCATCTATTCTTCTCGCTCGGGCTTCTCCTCTGGACTGGCGGCCCCGCCGTGGCCGCCGAGCAGCTCGGCCGGGCGCGCCTCGGGGAACGGCGACTCGCGATTCGCGTGGCCGCCATGCCCGCCCACAACAACTCGCACGGCAACATCTTCGGCGGCTGGTTGCTGTCACAGATGGACCAGGCGGCGAACCTCACCGCCAAGCGCTGGGCCGGCGGCCGTGTGGCCACCGTGGCCATGGACGAGATGACCTTCAAGAAGCCCGTCCGGCAGGGACAGAAGCTCTCCCTGTACACCACCATCGAGCGCGTCGGGCGGAGCTCCATGACGATCAAGGTGGAGGCCTTCAAGCGCGACCCGAACGCCGGAGTGGACGAGAAGGTGACCGAAGGGACCTTCACCCTGGTGGCCCTGAACCTCTTCGGCCGGCCACGTCCGGCGCCCCTCGCCGACGGAGAAGGGAACCCGCGACGCGGACTGCTCGACCGCCTCCTGGCCTACGTGTACCGGCCGCGCGTGGGAGCCGCCGAGCGACGGGCCAGGGCCGAGCGCGAGGCCCGCGAACGTGCGAACCCGCCCCTTCTGCCCGCCGCGGAGCCGGCCGTGCACCTCCCGGTCACCGCGCAGGACGTGGACGCGCGGGGCAAGGCCCTCGGCGGGTGGATCCTCTCGCAGATGGATCTTGCTGCCGGCGGAGTGGCCCAGAGCCGCGCCGGCGGCCGCGCGGTCACCGTGGGCGTGACCGGCATGTCCTTCGAACACCCGGTCCGCGTCGAGGACGAGGTCAGCCTCTTCTCGAAGGTGGTGAAGACAGGGAGCACCTCGCTCACCGTGGACGTGGAGGCCTGGCGCACGACCCCCGGAAAGAGCCGGCCCGTGCGCGTCACCAAGGGCACCTTCACCTTCGTGGCGGTCGACGAGCACGGCGCAAAACGCGCGCTACCGGCGGAGGCGTCCCTGCCGAGCCCTGCCGAATAG